The Rhodocyclaceae bacterium DNA window ATCTCCGCCTCCATGGGCTGGCGCTGAGCTGGGTGGGTACCGGTCGCCTGGTGTTCAGCCTCAACTACGGCGACGCCGAGTTCACCGAGGCCTGCGACCGGTTCCTGCGCGCCTGCGTGCAGATGAAGGAAGAGGGCTGGTGGTGGGACAGCCCCGCCGTGAGCAACCGGTCGATCCGGCGCCAGTTGCTGGCCGAGACCCTGCGCCAGCGCCTGCTTCCTTTCAGCGATGCCGCACGTGCGGCATCGGATCGATGAACTCGCCGCGCAGCACGTACCAGGGGGCCTTGTAGTACAGGCGGATGTCGTGGAACGGATCAGTGATGATCTTCAGTGCCCAGGTGACGCCGGTCAGCAGGTTCTGCTTGAACCAAAGCTGGATGACGCGCAGCAGCAGACCGGCCACCGCCAGGGCAAGCCACCACAGCCCGAGGCTGTTCAGGAATTCGCCCGTTCCCGCGTCATCGGCCGACAACGGCCAGAGGACGACCGGCACCAGCAGCCAGGCGGCCATCAGCACCACCTTGCGGCGGATGTTGTAGCCGACCTTGATCGCCTCCTTGTATTCGTCCGAGACCCGGTTGACTTCGTCGAAGCCGCGCGGCTCGAAGAAGAAGTGGCCAGCCTGGCGCGAGGTCATCGACACGCACCAGCCGAGGATCGCAGCTGCGGCCGGATCGATGAACAACAGAACGTAGGCGACCAGGAAACTCACGGCGCTCAGCAGATGCAGGCACTGGTTGATCCGGCTGTGGTGATAGAAGCGGTGGTCATCCCAGCGCTGCGTTGCGAGTTCCCTGAGTACATCGTTCATGCCGGCCCTCCTGCGAGTTGTCATGTGCGGGCGGCCCGCTGCGCGGGCGCCCGCCCCGGGGCTGGATCGTGGGCCCCCCGCATGAAGGCTCGGTGACGCTTTCGTTTCACGGCGGACACGGATCGGTCATCACACTGCAGGAATCGGGCGTCATGCTCCGCCCCATGCCTGCCACCAACCCATGGTCGCCGTCGCCCGATATGCCCGAACGGACGCATCGCAGTCTGAGAGTGGCCTACGTCACCGAGACCTACCCGCCGGACGTGAACGGCGTGGCAACCACGGTCGCCTCGATGGTCGCCGGGCTGCGCAGCCGCGGCCACAGGGTCCGGCTCTTCCGGCTGCGGCCGCACGACCCAGCCGCCGGGGCGGTCTCGCCCGACGCCGACGACGTGCTGCTGCCCAGCCTGCCGGTGCCGTTGTATCCGGGCCTGCGGATGGGCACTCCCTGCAAGGGCCGTCTCATCGATGCCTGGACCCGGCAGCGGCCCGACGTGGTGCACATCGCCACCGAGGGACCGCTGGGCTGGTCGGCGCTGTCTGCCGCGCGGTCGCTGGGCCTTCCGGTGACCTCCGAGTTCCGCACCAACTTCCACGCCTACAGCACCCACTACGGCCTGGGCTGGCTGCACTGGGCCATCATGGCCTACCTGCGACGCTTCCACAACCGTACGCAGCAGACGATGGTGCCCACCGAACCGATGCGCAGCGAGCTGGCCGCGTGCGGCTTCCGCGACGTCACTGTCGTAGCACGTGGCGTCGACACAGTGCGCTTCGATCCCGCCCGCCGCGACGAGCGACTGCGCACGGCCTGGGGTGCAGCCGCCGAGGATCCTGTCGTGCTGAGCGTCGGACGCCTCGCACCCGAGAAGAACCTGGATACGCTGATCGCTGCATTCGACGGGATCCGCCAGCGTGTGCCGCGGGCCCGGCTGGTAGTCGTCGGCGACGGACAGCTCCGGGCACGCATCGGCGAACGCTGCCCGGGCGCCATCATGGCCGGCCAGCGTACCGGTGACGACCTCGCCGCGCACTACGCATCGGCAGACCTGTTCCTGTTCCCGAGCCTGACCGAGACCTTCGGCAACGTCACCACCGAGGCGATGGCGAGCGGGCTGCCCGTAGTGGCGTTCGACTATGCTGCCGCGGGCAGGCTGATCCGCTCCGGCGAGAACGGCCTGCTCGCGCCCTATGAAGACACCGCCGCCTTCATCGACGGTGCCGTGGTACTCGCCAGCGACCGCTCGCGCGCCCGTGCGATCGGCCGTCGTGCACGCGCGACGGCGTGTGACTGCGGATGGGACGCGGTGGTCGAGCGGTTCGAAGCGGTGCTGGGCAGCGTCCTGCGCCCGGCAGAACCCTTACCGACGGAAGCGCTGTCGGTGCGGCGGCGAGCGGCCTGACGATGCTCGCGACCGCGACCGCGACCCGTCCGGCACGCATCCCGGCGGCAGCCCCTGCGCAACTGCGTCCGCCCGCGCTGGAGGTGGCCTGGGCATCCGACCAGGACGACGTACGCGCAGCGCAGCGGCTGCGCTACCGGGTCTTCGTCGAAGAGATGGGGGCACGGATAACGGTGCCACCCGGCACCCCGCCCGGGATCGACGTGGATCGATTCGACGATGCGTGCGAACACCTGCTGGTGCGCACGGCCGCCTTCGGCGGATCGCCGTCCGAGGTCGTCGGCACCTATCGCGTGCTGACGCCGGCCGGGGCGCGGCGGATGGGTGCGCTCTACACCGAGGGCGAATTCGACATACGACGGCTCGATCCGCTGCGGCCGCGGATGGCGGAACTGGGCCGCTCGTGCACCGCGCCCGAGTGGCGCCGGGGCGCGGTCATCCTGCTGCTCTGGACAGCACTGGCCGAGTTCATGCAACGGTCGCGGCTGGACTACATGATCGGGTGCGCCAGCGTATCGGTGAACGACGGGGGCGCCCACGCTGCCAACCTCTGGCATACCCTGCGGGCCACCCACCTGTGCGGACCGGAGCGGCGTGTCCATCCGCGCCGTCCCCTGCCCATCGACCGTACCGACCTGCACGGCGAGGCCGAGCCCCCGGCGCTGATGAAGGGCTACCTGCGCTGCGGCGGAAAGGTCCTCGGACCACCGGCACTGGATCCGGACTTCGGCGTCGCCGACCTGCCGATGATGCTGGCGCTGTCCGACCTGCCAAGCGCCTATCGCGCACGCTTCATCGGAGCGTGAGCGCACGGCCCTGCGGCCTGCAGCGTCAGTCCGTGACCCGGCGCGAGAAATCCTTCAGCCGGAAACCGAATACGGCCAGTGCGGCGAAGTAGACACCGCCACCGACGGCGCACACGACACAGAGCCGGAGCGCGCGCTCGAGCCCCTGCCAGGCCAGCCACTGCGACGAGGGCCCCGCCATCCACCAGAGTGCCCCGGCCATCAGCGCGAGGGCGACAGCGATCTTCAGTGCGAACATCGCCCAGCCCGGCTGCGGCCGGTAGGCATCGATGCGGCGCAACCCGCGCAGCAGCAGCCATGCATTGAGGCACGCCCCGAGACCGATCGCCAGCGCGAGGCCGGCATGTGCAAACACCTGGATGAACAGCAGGTTCATCACCTGCGTCGCGGCCAGCGTGACCAGCGCGATCTTCACCGGCGTGCGTATGTCCTGCCGGGCGTAGAACCCGGGCGCGAGCACCTTCACCGCGATCAGTCCGATCAGCCCGACGCTGTAGGCCATCAACGCCGCCCGGGTCATCGCCACGTCGTGGGCGCTGAACGCGCCGTGATGGAACAGCGTCGCCACCAGCGGCACCGACAGCACGGCCAGCGCAACGGCCGCCGGGGCAGCGAGCATGAGCGTGATGCGCAGGCCCCAGTCGAGCAGCCTGCCATACTCCTCCGGGGTGCGATCGGCGTGGCTGCGCGCCAGGCTCGGCAGCAGGATGGTACCGAGAGCGACACCGAGCAACCCGGTGGGAAACTCCATCAGGCGGTCGGCGTAATACAGCCACGACACGCTGCCGCTAGCCAGGAAGGATGCGAACACCGTGTTTATCAGCAGGCTCACCTGGCCGACCGACACGCCGAACAGCGCCGGGCCCATCTGCCTGAGCACGCGCCGCACGCCCTCGTCGGCACCGCCCCAGCGCGGCCGCGGCAGCATGCGCAGCCTGCGCAGGAAAGGCACCAGGAATGCGAGCTGGAGCAGGCCGCCGACGAACACCGCCCAGGCCAGCGCCTCGACCGGCGGGTCGAAGTACGGCGCGAACCAGACCGCGAAGGCGATGAACGACAGGTTGAGCAGCGCCGGCGCGAACGCGGGCACGGAGAACCGGCTGTAGGTATTCAGGATGCCGGCCCCGAGCGCGGTCAGCGAGATGAACAGGATGTACGGGAAGGTGATGCGCAGCAGATCGACGGTGAGGGCGAACTTGTCCGGGTCGGCGGTGAATCCGGGCGCCGACAGCCAGACGATCGCCGGCGCGGCGAGAATCCCGAGCGCGGTCACCCCGATCAGAGCGACCGCCAGCGTCCCGGCGACATGGTCGACCAGGAGCCGGGTATCGGCCTCACCGCGCTGGTTGCGATACTCCGCGAGGATCGGCACGAACGCCTGCGAAAAGGCGCCCTCGGCGAAGATGCGGCGCAGCAGGTTCGGCAGCTTGAAGGCGACGAAGAAGGCATCGGTAGCGGCGCCAGCGCCGAACATCCGGGCGATCAGCAGGTCGCGGGCAAAACCGAGGATCCTCGACACCAGCGTCATGCTGCTGACGGCGCCGAACGCACGCAGCAGGTTCATCGGTGCCCGCCTGCGGTCGGTCCGGGCGCTGCGATCGGGCTCTGCCGGATCCCCGCCGGAACCTCTTTCGCCCCCGCGAACGCCGCCGGGTTGAATTTCCGGCCGGTCCGAAGTACTATCCAAGGCTTTTCGCTGCTGCCCGAGCCGCATGTCGTTCGGGCGCCCAACCGTATCTTCGACAGAGAACCGCCGTGGCCAATTCCGCTCAAGCCCGCAAACGTGCACGCCAGGCCGACGCCCAGCGCGCCCACAACACCACCCTGCGCTCGGCGCTGCGCACCGCGATCAAGAAGGTTCGCGTAGCGATCGCCGCAGGCAACAAGGCCGATGCGCAGGCTGCGTTCACGACCAGCGTGTCGGTGATCGACCGCATCGCCGACAAGGGCATCGTGCACAAGAACAAGGCCGCCCGGCACAAGAGCCGCCTGTCGGCTGCCGTCAAGGCGATCGCCTGATCCGAGGTCGTCCTCCAGGCTCGCCGCGACGGCGAACCGGTGAAGGCAGCGGTTCCGGGGGTGTTGGTGGTTGGTTGAGATCGCCTGATACACGCATGCGAGTGTAGCAGGCGCGCAAAACACTCCCGGCAAAGACAGTTCGATTGCCTGCCCCTGCTTGCAGTCCCTGAATCGCAGGATCAAAATCAGGTTCGGTTTCGCGATCGATGAACACGGCGGCGGCAGCCGCCGTTGTCTTTTGCGGCTCCGGCCCTCGAATGCGTTTCGAGCCCACAGTACGTTCCCGAGTCACCGGCGGCACCATGGCCACCGCGTGGCATCCCCCACAGCCGTAACTGCAACAGCCCCCGGAGGGCCCGATGTCCGCTCACCTGATGAACACCTACAAGCGACTGCCGGTCGCGTTCGTGCGCGGAGAAGGCGCATGGCTGTGGGACGAATCGGGCAAGCGATACCTCGACGCGCTGGCCGGCATCGCGGTGAACGGCCTGGGCCATGCGCATCCGAAGCTGGTCGCGGCCATCGCCGACCAGGCGGCGAAGGTCATCCACACCTCGAACATCTACCGGGTGATCGAGCAGGAGAAGCTCGGCGAGAAGCTCGCGCAGCTCTCCGGGATGGACAATGCCTTCTTCAACTGCTCCGGTGCCGAGGCGAACGAGACGGCGATCAAGCTGGCCCGCCTCTACGGCCACCAGCGCGGTGTCGAGCTGCCGACCATCGTCGTGATGGACCGCTCCTGGCACGGACGCACGATCGCCACGCTGTCGGCCACCGGCAATCGCAAGGCGCAGGCTGGCTTCGAGCCGCTGCTCGGCGGCTTCGCACGCGTGCCGTTCAACGACCTCGAGGCGGTGAACCGGGTCGCCGAGAACAACGCGAACATCGTCGCGGTGCTGGTCGAGCCGGTGCAGGGCGAAGGCGGCATCCAGATTCCCGAGAAGACCTACCTCTCCCATCTGCGCGAGCTGTGCGACCGCAAGCAGTGGCTGTTCATGCTCGATGAAGTGCAGAGCGGCATGGGGCGCACGGGCAAGTGGTTCGCCTACCAGCACACCGACCTGATGCCCGACGTGCTGACCCTTGCCAAGGGGCTGGCCAACGGCATGCCGATCGGCGCCTGCGTCGCCCGCGGCGCCGCGGCGAACGTGTTCAGCCCCGGCCACCATGGCACCACCTTCGGTGGTGGCGCACTGATCTGCCGTGCGGCGCTGACCACCCTGCAGATCATCGAGGAAGAAGGCCTGCTCGAGCGCGCCCGCGTGCTCGGCGATCGCATGGTGGCCGGCTTCCGCCAGGAACTCGGCGGTCTGTCGGGCATCACCGAGATCCGCGGCGCCGGGCTGATGCTCGGCATCGAACTCGACCGCCCCTGCAACGAGCTGGTCGCCCAGGCGCTCGGGGCCGGCCTGCTGATCAACGTCACCTACGACAACATCGTGCGCATGCTGCCGCCGCTGATCATCTCCGACGACCAGGCCGATCAGATCGTGTCGATGCTGTCGCCGCTGATCCGCGGCTTCCTCGCTCGGTAGCGGCGACCATCGGCGCAGGCAAGGACATGACTCCGCCCAGGCATTACCTGACGTTCCTCGACTTCAGCCGCGAGGAGTACGAACACCTGTTCGTCCGCGCAGCCTGGATCAAGGGCGAGTTCAAGTCCTACCGGCGCTACTGGCCGCTCGAAGACCGCACGCTGGCGATGATCTTCGAGAAGGCCAGCACGCGCACGCGCCTGTCGTTCGAGGCAGGCATGCACCAGCTGGGCGGCGCGGCGATCTACCTGAACACACGCGACACGCAGCTCGGGCGCGGCGAACCGGTCGAAGACATGGCGCAGGTGGTGTCGCGCATGGTCGACATCGTGATGATCCGTACGTTCGGGCAGGAGATCGTCGAGCGCTTCGCCAGCGTCTCGCGCGTGCCGGTGATCAACGGCCTGACCAACGAATACCATCCCTGCCAGATCCTCGGCGACATCTTCACCTTCATCGAGCATCGCGGCCCGATCCAGGGCAAGACGGTTGCCTGGATCGGCGATTCGAACAACGTCTGCAACACCTGGCTGCAGGCGGCCACCGTGCTCGACTTCAACGTGCACGTGTCCACGCCGCCCGGCTACGAGGTCGAGCCCGAGCGCGCCGGCATCTACGACACCACCCACTTCGAGCAGTTCGCCGATCCGATGGACGCCGCCCGCGGTGCCGACCTGATCACCACCGACGTGTGGACCAGCATGGGCTTCGAAGCCGAGAATGCCCAGCGGATGAAAGCCTTCGAGGACTGGTGCGTCGACGCCGAGATGATGCGCGCAGCCAAGCCGGAAGCACTGTTCATGCACTGCCTGCCCGCGCACCGCGGCGAGGAAGTCACCGCCGAAGTGATCGACGGCCCGCAGAGCGTCGTCTGGGATGAAGCCGAGAACCGCATGCACGTGCAGAAGGCCCTGCTGGAGTTCCTGCTGCTGGGCCGCGTCACGCCGTGAACACTGAAATGGGGTCAGACCCCATTATGGTCAAAACCGGGGCAGACCCGGTTTTCCACGCCGTCTCCGCCCTTGCCGCCGGGATGCGCCACCGCGCCCTGAACGCCGTGCCTGCCACGGCGGCATTGCTGCTCCTGGCCGGCCTGGCGGGCTCGGCAGGCGCGCAGGACTGGCCTTCCCGCCCGCTGCGATTCCTCGTCGCGGCCGGCCCGGGCAGTTCACTCGACGTCGTCGCCCGCGTCATCGGCGAGCGCCTGCGCGACAGCATTGCCCAGCCGATCGTGATCGACAACCGACCCGCCGGCGGCGGCACGGTAGCCACCGCGGCAGGCGCGCAGTCAGCACCCGACGGCCACACGCTGCTGATCAGCTTCAACGGTCCACTGGCGCTCGCTCCCTTCCTCTACGCGAAGCTGCCGTACGACCCTGCGCGCGACCTGGTACCGGTGATCGTGACCAGCACCTCGCCAAACCTGCTCGCAGTCAGTGCCGACCTGCCGGTGCGCACCGTTGCCGACTGGGTCGCCCACGCCAGGGCTGGCGCCGGTCGCCTGACCTACGCCTCGGTCGGCAACGCCAGTTCGTCGCACCTGACGATGGAGCTGTTCCGGTCGGTGGCCGGCTTCGACGCGGTGCACAGCCCGTACAACGGCGCCCCGCCAGCTGCGGCTTCGGTCGCGCGCAACGAAACGCAGGCCGTCTTCTCGGCCCCGACCGCACTGGCACCCCACCTGCAGTCGGGCCGCGTACGCGCGATCGCCGTGACCAGCGCCGCGCGCTATCCGCTGTTCCCCGACCTGCCCACGCTCGCCGAATCCGGCTATCCAGGCTTCGAAGCGATGCTCTGGAACGGCATACTCGTTGCCTCCGGCACGCCGGGGCCGCTGATCGGTCGACTGAACGGCGCAATCAATGCGATCCTCGCGCACCCGGACGCGCGCAGCCGCATCGTCGGCGCCGGGCTGGACCCCGCCGGCGGCCGCCCGGACGCATTCGCCGCACTGATCCGTTCCGAGGCAGCACGCTGGGCACCGTTGATCCGCAAGCTGTCGATACGGCTCGATTGAGCGGCGGTCCGCCGACTGCCTTTTTCCACCTCCCTGCCCTTCCCTTCACCCACACGCCCGACATCCGAATCCATGGCCAAGAAGAACAGCAGCGCCCCCAAGAAAGTCGTCCTCGCCTACTCCGGCGGCCTCGACACCTCGGTGATCCTCAAGTGGCTCCAGGACGTGTACGAGTGCGAGGTGATCACCTTCACCGCCGACATCGGCCAGGGCGAAGAGGTAGAACCTGCGCGCAAGAAGGCGCAGATGTTCGGCGTGAAGCAGATCTTCATCGAGAACCTGCAGGAAGAGTTCGTGCGCGACTTCGTGTTCCCGATGTTCCGCGCGAACACCGTCTATGAGGGCGAGTACCTGCTCGGCACCTCGATCGCGCGCCCGCTGATCGCCAAGCGCCTGGTCGAGATCGCGAAGAAGACCGGCGCCGACGCCATCTCGCATGGCGCCACCGGCAAGGGCAACGACCAGGTGCGCTTCGAACTGGGCGCCTACGCGCTGATGCCCGACGTGAAGGTGATCGCCCCGTGGCGCGAATGGGACCTTCTGTCGCGCGAGAAACTGCTCGCCTATGCTGACCAGCACAAGATCCCGGTCGACTACAAGAAGCGCAAGGGCGGCGGCGCGCCCTACTCGATGGACGCCAACCTGCTGCACATCTCCTACGAAGGCGGCATCCTGGAAGACCCGAGCTTCGAGCCGGAAGAATCGATGTGGCGCCTCACGGTGTCGCCGGAGAAGGCACCGAACAAGCCCGAGTACATCGAACTGGGGTACCAGCACGGCGACATCGTCTCGGTGAACGGCGTGAAGATGTCGCCGGCCAAGGTGCTGATCGAACTCAACCGACTCGGCGGCAAGCACGGCATCGGCCGCCTCGACCTGGTCGAGAACCGCTATGTCGGCATGAAGTCGCGCGGCTGCTACGAGACGCCCGGCGGCACGATCATGCTGAAGGCGCACCGGGCGATGGAATCGATCACGATGGACCGTGAAGTGCTCGCGCTGAAGGACGACCTGATGCCGCGCTATGCGCGGATGATCTACAACGGCTACTGGTTCAGCCCCGAGCGCAAGCTGCTGCAGACCCTGATCGACGCGTCGCAGGCGACGGTCAACGGTACGGTCAAGCTCAAGCTCTACAAGGGCACCGTGATCTGCGTCGGCCGCGAGTCGAAGACCGACACCCTGTTCGACATGAAGATCTCGACCTTCGAAGACGATCAGGGCGCCTACAACCAGGCCGACGCCGGCGGCTTCATCCGCCTGAATGCGCTGCGGATGCGCATTGCCGCGACGCGCGGCGCACGCAAGCGTACGAAGTAGAAGCGTACGGAGCACGCGCGGAAGGGTTGCCCCCGGACTGGCGGCGACTCTTCCCGGCCGGCGCGCAGCGCGCTATCGTTTCACCATGTCTCCGCGCTGCCCGCCGATCATCACCTGCAACGACATCGAAGCGTCGGGCTCCGGGTCGGGCAGCGACTTGGTCGAGGTCGGCGTCGTCATGAACGACGGGCTCAAATACTGCTCGCTGTTCCAGCGGCGGCAGGACTGGACTCACTGGAGCACGAGCACCGAGAAGGTGCATGGCATCTCACGCGAGATCCCGCTCGCCAATGGCCACCCAGCGTTCAAGGTAGCCAACCGGTTGAACAAGATGCTACATGGACGCAGCGCCGATAGCGATGGCTGGGTGGTCGCCCGTCGCTGTCTCGACTGGCTCTACGCCGCCGCATCGATGCGCTGCGAGTTCACCCTGAGTGTGACAACGCACGCAAAAGTCACGGTTGGCGTTTTGCTGGCCTTCTTGTCTGGCGGCTGCGCCTCAACACTTAGCGAAGAAAGCAGGAATCGACTTGATGATCTAGTCCTCTACGGTTGGGTAAATCGCGTGAGTCTGGAGAACGTGCGTCCGTCATTGAAAAGCACAATCGGCAAGAAGCTTTGCAGTCGTGGAGCTTACGATTGGTGCATCAATCCTGATCAGTACACTTATGTCAGTGTGATGTTTATGAACACGTATTGGGGTGGCCTAAAAGGTGCTGGCGTGTACGCACCTGCTAGTCAAGGTATTCAGAAAAATGACATCCTCGTACTGCGCTATAGAGCATCGCATTTCTCAGAGATCGTGAGCGTCGCTTCGAAAGGCGAGCGCGAAGGGTGCCGCTGGGTTGGAGGTGGCTTCGCACGTACGACAACGGCCGCTGGCGTAATCTGCGAAGACTACGATTGGCGAAAATTTGCACCACTATTCAACTGACGGGCTAATGCATCCGCGCAGCACACGCTCGGAGATCAGATCCACGAAGTCCCTTCGCAGCGCATTGAGCGTACCGTTGTCGTATCTCAACGACGTTATTCTGGAAAGAGGTTGCGTCTGGCCGAGGTATTCGCCCCACGTTGACAGTTGAGCGCGAGCAATCATCGGTAGTACGAGTTCTCGCGCAGTCTCCTTCAAACAGTAGACGAACACCCGCTAACCCAGCAGCTATGTCTTGATGCACATGACGAGTGGAAGTAACGTCGGCCAACCCTGCGGCATGTCGGTCGCTCGGACGCGGTCTTTCGAGGAATCCCGAGCCTGTGGCACCGAGAAAAGACTCTTGTGCGGATGTGATCGGACCACCGCCGCCAGCCACTGTTGAACTCACTGCATAGGAGCCGCCTGCAAATGCGCTTGCCCAACCTGGGGAAAGGAAACTCGTCCCGACTTGACCTGCCAAGCTGCTAGCGCTCGCATAGGCCGTCACCGCACTCGCCGCCACCCAAACAAACGCCGCCGTCACCAGCGCAAACGCCAGCACCGTAAACCCCGACCGCGAATCGGTCCATGAGTAGAGCAGATCCTCCGGGCTGGGCATGTTGCCCCCCTCCCACTGGGATACCGATACGCCGCTCTGCGCGAGCTGCTCGACTGTCGGGCATGACGTCGAGCCCGGCAGGGTGCAGATCGCGGCCTGTACGCCGTAGGGCTGCTGGTCGACCGGCAGTGCGACGAACCAGCGCGGACGTACCCAGGCCTGTGTCGTCGTATCGACCCGCTGTCGCAGCAGGTTGCCTGATCGGGTGACCACCTGCGTCCATCGCGTATCCGTCATCGCGATGAACCCGGCGGGGGCGTTGTACAGGCGCATGGCGTGGCCGACAGCCACCTGGGCGGCACTCCAGCCGATGTTGTGGAAGACCGGGTCCGTCTCGTCCGTCGGCCTGAATACGGCGAACGGATTGCGCCCGGCGCGGATCGGGTCGGCTGCCTCGGCGGGCGACAGGTAGTGCCGCTGCGCCGCCCAGCGCTCGCCGTGATGCGGGGTGAAGTCGCCGAGATAGCTGCGGATCCGTCCGTCGGCCTGCCGTTCGGCCTTGACGACCCGGATGCGCAGTTGCGCGTTCTCGGGGGAGTAGGTCGCGAACACCATCGCGGCATGGCCGGGAAAGGCCATCACCAGCTTCGACACGACGTCGGATCCGAGTCCCAGTTGGCCGACTTCTTCGCGGGCCGCGGTGATCCACCGTTCGCCCTGCAGCATGCGCAGATCGAAACCGCCACCCCCTCGCCCGGCGATTTCGCCGAGCAGCGACCAGTTGTCGAGCGGGTAGCGAACCGTCACGGTGGAGGATACTGGCGCACTCGTCCAGCGCGGATTGAACTGGCCGCCAGCCGCGCGGGCCTCTCCCACCGGATGCACGACCGGCAGGACGGCCAGAAGGACAACCAGCAGCCGGGCAATCAAGCGATCCACGCGTGTCACGCGTATCCGTCCGGCAACACCGCCACCGTGAATCTCGCCACAAGGGGCCGGGCCACCGACCCACCCCCGGCGGTTCGACCCCTGCAGGGTCGGCTGGTGTGTCGGCGCAGGTCGGGCAGCGCGCGGCGGGCTCCGGTGCATGGCGCCTCCTCATGGAAGGACTGGATTGCACGCCATCGAAGCCCGGATGACCATGCCGGAAACGCGGCCCTGCAGCGGGATACCAGGGGGCTGCTCCCGCGACGAGCCAGTGCTTTACGCCCCTCTGGCAGCTTGATACATTGAGGGTACGCAGTGGCCTGACAGTTGCCGCTGCATCGCACCGGCATCCGGCGGGCGCCCTGTCCCCGGCATCGATCGGGCGATCCTCACGATACGAGGGGGAGGGGGAGGAGATGGATCGAGACTCGGAAGGACGACGCGCGTTCCTGAAGGGCGCAGTCGCGGGTAGCGCCGCCGCCGTGACCAGCGCGCTGCCGGGCACCGCATCGGCGCAGGCGGCCGGCAACAAGGCCGCGGCCAGTGCGCCCGCCACGGCTGGCTACGTGTTCCTGACGCCCGACGAAGGCGCGTTCATCGAGGCGGTCGTCGACCACATGGTTCCAGCCGATGCGTTCACGCCGAAGGGCACCGACCTCGGGCTGCACACCTACATCGACCGGGCGCTGGCCAGCGGCTGGGGCAAGGGCGAGCGACTGTACCGGCAGGGGCCGTGGAAGCAGGGCACCGGCAACCAGGGCTACCAGCTGCCGCTGTCACCCTCCGAACTCTATCGTGCAGCGATTCCGGCGGCCAATGCCGCCTGCGTGAAGGCGTACGGCAAGACCTTCGACAAGGTCACGGCCGAGCAGCGCGAGGCCTTCCTGGTCGCCATGCAGCAGGGCAAGGTCACGCTCGAGAACGGTCCGCCGGTGCGTACCTTCTTCGGCATGCTCTACCAGAACGTGATGGAGGGCATGTT harbors:
- a CDS encoding glycosyltransferase family 1 protein, which encodes MPATNPWSPSPDMPERTHRSLRVAYVTETYPPDVNGVATTVASMVAGLRSRGHRVRLFRLRPHDPAAGAVSPDADDVLLPSLPVPLYPGLRMGTPCKGRLIDAWTRQRPDVVHIATEGPLGWSALSAARSLGLPVTSEFRTNFHAYSTHYGLGWLHWAIMAYLRRFHNRTQQTMVPTEPMRSELAACGFRDVTVVARGVDTVRFDPARRDERLRTAWGAAAEDPVVLSVGRLAPEKNLDTLIAAFDGIRQRVPRARLVVVGDGQLRARIGERCPGAIMAGQRTGDDLAAHYASADLFLFPSLTETFGNVTTEAMASGLPVVAFDYAAAGRLIRSGENGLLAPYEDTAAFIDGAVVLASDRSRARAIGRRARATACDCGWDAVVERFEAVLGSVLRPAEPLPTEALSVRRRAA
- a CDS encoding GNAT family N-acetyltransferase; translated protein: MLATATATRPARIPAAAPAQLRPPALEVAWASDQDDVRAAQRLRYRVFVEEMGARITVPPGTPPGIDVDRFDDACEHLLVRTAAFGGSPSEVVGTYRVLTPAGARRMGALYTEGEFDIRRLDPLRPRMAELGRSCTAPEWRRGAVILLLWTALAEFMQRSRLDYMIGCASVSVNDGGAHAANLWHTLRATHLCGPERRVHPRRPLPIDRTDLHGEAEPPALMKGYLRCGGKVLGPPALDPDFGVADLPMMLALSDLPSAYRARFIGA
- the murJ gene encoding murein biosynthesis integral membrane protein MurJ, giving the protein MNLLRAFGAVSSMTLVSRILGFARDLLIARMFGAGAATDAFFVAFKLPNLLRRIFAEGAFSQAFVPILAEYRNQRGEADTRLLVDHVAGTLAVALIGVTALGILAAPAIVWLSAPGFTADPDKFALTVDLLRITFPYILFISLTALGAGILNTYSRFSVPAFAPALLNLSFIAFAVWFAPYFDPPVEALAWAVFVGGLLQLAFLVPFLRRLRMLPRPRWGGADEGVRRVLRQMGPALFGVSVGQVSLLINTVFASFLASGSVSWLYYADRLMEFPTGLLGVALGTILLPSLARSHADRTPEEYGRLLDWGLRITLMLAAPAAVALAVLSVPLVATLFHHGAFSAHDVAMTRAALMAYSVGLIGLIAVKVLAPGFYARQDIRTPVKIALVTLAATQVMNLLFIQVFAHAGLALAIGLGACLNAWLLLRGLRRIDAYRPQPGWAMFALKIAVALALMAGALWWMAGPSSQWLAWQGLERALRLCVVCAVGGGVYFAALAVFGFRLKDFSRRVTD
- the rpsT gene encoding 30S ribosomal protein S20; this encodes MANSAQARKRARQADAQRAHNTTLRSALRTAIKKVRVAIAAGNKADAQAAFTTSVSVIDRIADKGIVHKNKAARHKSRLSAAVKAIA
- a CDS encoding aspartate aminotransferase family protein, with product MSAHLMNTYKRLPVAFVRGEGAWLWDESGKRYLDALAGIAVNGLGHAHPKLVAAIADQAAKVIHTSNIYRVIEQEKLGEKLAQLSGMDNAFFNCSGAEANETAIKLARLYGHQRGVELPTIVVMDRSWHGRTIATLSATGNRKAQAGFEPLLGGFARVPFNDLEAVNRVAENNANIVAVLVEPVQGEGGIQIPEKTYLSHLRELCDRKQWLFMLDEVQSGMGRTGKWFAYQHTDLMPDVLTLAKGLANGMPIGACVARGAAANVFSPGHHGTTFGGGALICRAALTTLQIIEEEGLLERARVLGDRMVAGFRQELGGLSGITEIRGAGLMLGIELDRPCNELVAQALGAGLLINVTYDNIVRMLPPLIISDDQADQIVSMLSPLIRGFLAR
- the argF gene encoding ornithine carbamoyltransferase, which codes for MTPPRHYLTFLDFSREEYEHLFVRAAWIKGEFKSYRRYWPLEDRTLAMIFEKASTRTRLSFEAGMHQLGGAAIYLNTRDTQLGRGEPVEDMAQVVSRMVDIVMIRTFGQEIVERFASVSRVPVINGLTNEYHPCQILGDIFTFIEHRGPIQGKTVAWIGDSNNVCNTWLQAATVLDFNVHVSTPPGYEVEPERAGIYDTTHFEQFADPMDAARGADLITTDVWTSMGFEAENAQRMKAFEDWCVDAEMMRAAKPEALFMHCLPAHRGEEVTAEVIDGPQSVVWDEAENRMHVQKALLEFLLLGRVTP
- a CDS encoding tripartite tricarboxylate transporter substrate binding protein, with amino-acid sequence MRHRALNAVPATAALLLLAGLAGSAGAQDWPSRPLRFLVAAGPGSSLDVVARVIGERLRDSIAQPIVIDNRPAGGGTVATAAGAQSAPDGHTLLISFNGPLALAPFLYAKLPYDPARDLVPVIVTSTSPNLLAVSADLPVRTVADWVAHARAGAGRLTYASVGNASSSHLTMELFRSVAGFDAVHSPYNGAPPAAASVARNETQAVFSAPTALAPHLQSGRVRAIAVTSAARYPLFPDLPTLAESGYPGFEAMLWNGILVASGTPGPLIGRLNGAINAILAHPDARSRIVGAGLDPAGGRPDAFAALIRSEAARWAPLIRKLSIRLD